The following coding sequences are from one Dermacentor andersoni chromosome 5, qqDerAnde1_hic_scaffold, whole genome shotgun sequence window:
- the LOC126531293 gene encoding uncharacterized protein, with protein MRMVPILFTEAAKRGTFWRLRTTEYILANWEELKTTYPRHFLSILTAVFKYVSSNEELLEVNKLLRRNHWSLLRYNAAFESIDQAAKKNIQWVASHYAEVAHWLKRDVAEFILDDQVLHGNATLSDLGNDTKNDDEADSLDIGASEAFEACGILDHQVTNSAIAKENNSDLDSDVAGLRDTVLNRGHSDRVGDSAGTATRVRDFSDTFRAKHNTDSHAVSATAASTGMSESHNRSIEASYLEAVDRHQRVGNNADESAVVKVPLVTGESPPKETDPFEAASRSYSSQSQESNAKKSATRGADTTFSSSVFSRVSTAEMAERNANFDAAIFKDSEQSARLSQYVKDEDYTDTSVTINDFDYILITKHYRDSHNALNVAKRAGSSENLNASRENKRMTERAASFFTGTHRHERAVKNGSAGVDVKMAKATINYNIDKGKKGRALSHFSTIHRGNTVLENLFAEENREQNSRVLKTLHSAPFNDQKSKNKANIERNGDAKKSPSVYLMNAPKTEAEVALNTDSRCFNSNSGSCKRERQRASNNSRVNGGAKSFKAEEWNTTKTNEDGRNSTFLPVYFNSYGINVDDNVNELKDYSHFTTSAGFSPSIVLLVRGNTSGVAVEHVNKVENCTVRTTHRTSEDSTKKFDEASSSALTNKRRMAPSMTPFTNSHEKIPRAPSSLTERITASTKESGDVRFTPNNEANSGINIRDTHNDVNGPANATKVAGAATISIIKKITDAKNATKDSSSAIVSSTDFTKPSKSPYASRVTEDVEKHSAKNIVPRS; from the exons ATGAGGATGGTGCCCATTTTGTTCACAGAGGCAGCGAAACGCGGTACCTTTTGGAGGTTGCGGACTACCGAATACATCCTCGCCAACTGGGAAGAGCTGAAAACAAC GTATCCGCGCCACTTTCTAAGCATACTCACGGCCGTCTTCAAGTACGTTTCCAGCAATGAAGAGCTCTTAGAG GTAAACAAACTGCTGAGGCGGAACCACTGGTCTTTGCTACGGTACAATGCGGCTTTCGAGAGCATCGATCAGGCAGCCAAGAAGAACATACAGTGGGTGGCTTCTCACTACGCCGAAGTGGCCCACTGGCTCAAGCGCGACGTCGCCGAATTCATACTCGACGACCAAGTCTTGCATGGCAACGCTACGCTCAGCGATTTGGGCAACGACACCAAGAACGACGACGAGGCCGACAGTCTCGACATTGGAGCCAGTGAAGCTTTCGAAGCCTGCGGGATTCTCGACCACCAGGTTACCAATAGCGCCATCGCCAAAGAAAACAACTCCGACTTGGACTCTGACGTCGCGGGCCTCAGAGACACAGTGCTCAACCGTGGTCACAGCGACCGTGTTGGAGACTCTGCGGGCACTGCTACAAGGGTGAGAGATTTCAGTGACACGTTCCGCGCCAAACATAACACTGACAGTCACGCGGTCTCCGCCACTGCTGCCAGTACAGGAATGAGCGAGAGCCACAACCGAAGTATCGAAGCAAGCTATCTCGAAGCCGTCGACAGACACCAGCGCGTGGGGAATAACGCGGATGAAAGTGCTGTCGTCAAAGTGCCTCTAGTAACCGGAGAAAGTCCGCCAAAGGAGACTGACCCGTTTGAAGCGGCCTCGCGAAGCTATTCGAGCCAAAGCCAGGAAAGTAACGCCAAGAAGAGTGCGACGAGAGGCGCTGacaccacattcagttcgtctGTTTTCTCGCGAGTGAGTACGGCTGAAATGGCCGAGAGGAACGCAAACTTTGATGCTGCAATATTCAAGGATTCGGAGCAAAGCGCCCGACTCAGCCAATACGTTAAGGACGAAGACTATACAGACACTAGCGTAACCATAAATGATTTCGACTACATACTCATCACCAAACACTACCGAGACAGTCACAATGCTTTAAATGTAGCTAAACGTGCAGGGTCGAGCGAAAACCTTAATGCCAGCCGTGAAAATAAGAGGATGACAGAGAGGGCTGCAAGTTTTTTCACCGGCACGCATAGACACGAACGTGCTGTCAAGAATGGCAGTGCCGGAGTAGACGTCAAAATGGCTAAAGCAACCATCAACTACAACATTGATAAAGGCAAAAAAGGCAGGGCTTTAAGTCATTTTTCTACCATCCACAGAGGCAACACCGTCCTTGAAAACTTATTTGCCGAAGAAAATCGTGAACAGAATAGCAGAGTTTTAAAAACGTTGCATAGCGCTCCTTTCAATGACCAAAAAAGTAAGAACAAAGCGAACATTGAAAGGAATGGTGATGCTAAAAAGAGTCCATCTGTTTATCTGATGAATGCACCCAAAACTGAGGCTGAGGTAGCCTTAAACACAGATAGCAGATGTTTTAATTCGAATTCTGGCAGCTGCAAGAGAGAACGCCAACGCGCCAGCAATAACTCCCGCGTGAATGGTGGTGCCAAATCCTTCAAGGCTGAAGAATGGAATACCACGAAGACCAACGAAGACGGCAGAAACTCCACGTTTCTTCCTGTTTACTTTAATTCTTATGGCATAAACGTTGATGACAATGTAAATGAACTCAAAGATTATTCACATTTCACCACTAGTGCTGGTTTCTCTCCTAGTATTGTTTTGCTGGTTAGAGGCAACACCTCGGGGGTCGCCGTTGAGCACGTCAACAAAGTGGAAAACTGCACTGTAAGGACCACGCATAGGACCTCTGAAGACAGTACGAAAAAATTCGACGAAGCGTCCAGCAGTGCTTTGACTAACAAACGACGAATGGCTCCGAGTATGACCCCGTTTACCAACAGCCACGAGAAGATTCCAAGGGCCCCTAGCTCATTGACCGAGCGAATTACTGCAAGCACAAAAGAAAGTGGTGACGTGCGGTTTACTCCCAACAATGAGGCCAACAGCGGTATAAACATCAGGGACACTCACAACGACGTCAACGGACCTGCAAATGCAACGAAAGTTGCGGGCGCAGCCACGATCTCGATTATCAAAAAGATCACAGATGCCAAAAACGCTACCAAAGATTCCAGTTCCGCCATCGTGTCTTCGACCGATTTCACCAAACCGTCAAAATCTCCCTATGCAAGCCGTGTCACTGAAGATGTTGAAAAACATAGTGCCAAGAACATAGTGCCAAGATCATGA